A region from the Antennarius striatus isolate MH-2024 chromosome 22, ASM4005453v1, whole genome shotgun sequence genome encodes:
- the xpot gene encoding exportin-T isoform X2 — protein MACQSAPPAMDEQALLGLDPNADARYRQRAMAYFEQLKESQDGWVVCADALSNGLYSDDHVKFFCFQVLEHQVKFRHAALTAAQQQLIRETLMKWLEQQLVSSHPEQPFVRNKAAQVLALTFVLEYPSLWPEFFFDLLALVGLTPQGVDLYLRTLMAIDAEVVDRDILHSPEETRRNTLIKDSMREQCVPHLVESWFHILQTYQRSHPQLTCQCLEVVGAYVSWIDLNLIANDRFVALLLGQMSLEALREEACDCLLEIVNKGMDPHDKTKLVESLSQVLQGAGFYNIEQEDDVDFLAKFSRLVNGMGQALVLSWSKLMKGGGLKAGAEPLAALEAKVPLLLQLLVHEDDDISSNVVGCCYEYLHVLKQLPQLTDQQKSNVEAIMMAVMKKLTYDDEYNFENEGEDEAMFVEYRKQLKMLLDRLAQVSPELLLEAVGRVFTRTLQNWQAAPFMEVEVAIRLLYMLGEALPASHGAHFSGDAAKTSALQDMMRTLVSCNVSSYQHSSVSLEFFETVVRYDKFFVVEPQHIPNVLMAFLDQRGLRHSSPKVRSRVAYLFSRFVKTLHKHMTAFVEDILTRIQDLLELAPPENGFPALLTSDDQLFMFEAAGVLIVGGDSPVEHKQALMGGLLRPLLDAFRLLLDKLPQEAEEERRAALADCLSHAVGFASRTSKAFSNKQTVKQCGCSEAYRDCMRTFLPALGCPVGRGPLRGAVRSFLHRMIICLEEEVLPFIPAASQHLLKDPEPRDLQEFIPLISQMTAKFKRQVSPFLQQVFLPLVGAIFEALGRPAEENDQTAALEQQLLRRSYFSFLLTVVGSGMSEVLDGQGPENMERVVFTVVQGAVDYPDPVAQKTCFIILSRLVDMWGGKDGVVGFPDFIYKHIVPACFLAPLKPTFDLSDAQTVLTLAECSITLKTIHLKRGPEFIQLLQQEYLPSLQVSPQVSQELCQVIQQPDIKVLKSYMKAFFQRAKL, from the exons atGGCCTGCCAGTCGGCCCCCCCCGCCATGGACGAGCAGGCCCTGCTGGGACTGGACCCCAACGCCGACGCCCGCTACAGGCAGAGG GCCATGGCGTACTTTGAGCAGCTGAAGGAGTCCCAGGACGGCTGGGTGGTGTGTGCTGACGCCCTGTCCAATGGACTGTACAG TGACGATCACGTGAAGTTCTTTTGCTTCCAAGTTCTGGAGCATCAGGTCAAGTTCAG acaCGCTGCTCTGACTGCAGCGCAGCAGCAGCTCATCAGGGAGACGCTGATGAAGTGGCTCGAGCAGCAG CTGGTCAGCAGCCATCCGGAGCAGCCATTCGTCAGGAACAAGGCGGCGCAGGTGTTAGCGCTCACCTTCGTGCTGGAGTACCCCTCCCTGTGGCCGGAGTTCTTCTTCGACCTGCTGGCGCTGGTGGGGCTGACCCCCCAGGGGGTGGACCTCTACCTGAGGACGCTCATGGCCATCGACGCCGAGGTGGTGGACCGGGACATCCTGCACTCCCCAGAG gagaCGCGCAGGAACACGCTGATCAAGGACAGCATGAGGGAGCAGTGCGTCCCCCACCTGGTGGAGTCCTGGTTCCACATCCTGCAGACGTACCAGCGCTCCCACCCCCAGCTCACCTGCCAGTGCCTGGAGGTGGTGGGGGCCTACGTGTCCTGGATCGACCTCAACCTGATCGCCAACGACCG CTTTGTTGCCCTGCTGCTGGGGCAGATGTCCCTGGAGGCCCTCAGGGAGGAGGCCTGTGACTGCCTGCTGGAGATCGTCAACAAGGGGATGGACCCCCACGACAAGACCAAGCTGGTGGAGTCCCTCAGCCAGGTGCTGCAGGGGGCGGGCTTCTACAACATAgagcag GAGGACGACGTGGACTTCCTGGCCAAGTTCTCGCGGCTGGTGAACGGGATGGGTCAGGCTCTGGTGCTCAGCTGGTCCAAGCTGATGAAGGGCGGCGGCCTGAAGgcgggggcggagcctctggCGGCGCTGGAGGCCAAGGtgccgctgctgctgcagctgctggtgcACGAGGACGACGACATCTCCTCCAACGTGGTGGGCTGCTGCTACGAGTACCTGCATGTCCTGAAGCAG CTTCCTCAACTGACGGATCAGCAGAAATCAAACGTAGag GCCATCATGATGGCAGTAATGAAGAAGCTGACGTACGATGATGAGTACAACTTTGAGAACGAG GGGGAGGACGAGGCCATGTTCGTGGAGTacaggaagcagctgaagatgctGCTGGACCGTCTGGCCCAGGTGTCCCccgagctgctgctggaggccgtGGGGCGCGTCTTCACCCGCACCCTCCA GAACTGGCAGGCGGCGCCCTtcatggaggtggaggtggccATCCGGCTGCTCTACATGCTGGGGGAGGCCCTGCCCGCGTCACACGGGGCCCACTTCTCAGGGGACGCCGCCAAGACCAGCGCCCTGCAGGACATGATGAGGACG CTGGTGTCGTGTAACGTGAGCAGCTACCAGCACTCCTCCGTGTCCCTGGAGTTCTTCGAGACGGTCGTCCGCTACGACAAGTTCTTCGTGGTGGAGCCGCAGCACATCCCCAACGTCCTG ATGGCGTTCCTGGACCAGAGAGGACTGAGACACAGCAGCCCCAAGGTGCGCAGCCGCGTGGCCTACCTGTTCTCCAGATTCGTCAAGACGCTGCA CAAACACATGACCGCCTTCGTGGAGGACATCCTGACGCGGATCCAGGACCTGCTGGAGCTGGCCCCCCCC GAGAACGGCTTCCCGGCGCTGCTGACCAGCGACGACCAGCTGTTCATGTTTGAGGCGGCGGGGGTGCTGATCGTGGGGGGGGACAGCCCTGTGGAGCACAAGCAGGCGCTAATGGGGGGGCTgctgcgccccctgctggacgccTTCCGCCTGCTGCTGGACAAACTGCCccaggaggcagaggaggagcgGCGGGCGGCGCTGGCCGACTGCCTGAGCCACGCCGTGGGCTTTGCCAG TCGCACCAGCAAGGCGTTCAGCAACAAGCAGACGGTGAAGCAGTGCGGCTGCAGCGAGGCGTACCGCGACTGCATGCGCACCTTCCTGCCGGCGCTGGGCTGCCCCGTGGGGCGGGGGCCGCTGCGGGGGGCCGTGCGCTCCTTCCTGCACCGCATGATCATctgcctggaggaggaggtgctgccCTTCATCCCCGCCGCCTCCCAGCACCTCCTGAAGGACCCCGAGCCCCGAGACCTGCAGGAGTTCATCCCCCTCATCAGCCAGATGACCGCCAAGTTCAAG cggCAGGTGTCTCCCTTCCTGCAGCAGGTGTTCCTGCCGCTGGTGGGGGCCATCTTCGAGGCGCTGGGGCGTCCGGCGGAGGAGAACGACCAGACGGCGGcgctggagcagcagctgctgcggcgcagctACTTCAGCTTCCTGCTCACCGTGGTGGGCAGCGGCATGAGCGAGGTGCTGGACGGCCAGG GGCCGGAGAACATGGAGCGGGTGGTGTTCACCGTGGTCCAGGGGGCGGTGGACTACCCCGACCCCGTCGCCCAGAAGACCTGCTTCATCATCCTGTCCAGGCTGGTGGACATGTGGG GAGGGAAAGACGGCGTGGTGGGCTTCCCCGACTTCATCTACAAGCACATCGTCCCCGCCTGCTTCCTGGCGCCGCTCAAgccgacctttgacctgtcGGACGCCCAGACGGTGCTG acgCTGGCCGAGTGCTCCATCACCCTGAAGACCATCCACCTGAAACGG GGGCCAGAGTTCattcagctgctgcagcaggagtACCTGCCCTCCCTCCAGGTGTCGCCACAGGTCTCACAG GAACTCTGTCAGGTGATCCAGCAGCCAGACATCAAGGTGCTGAAGAGCTACATGAAG GCCTTCTTCCAGCGAGCCAAGCTGTAG
- the xpot gene encoding exportin-T isoform X1 has product MACQSAPPAMDEQALLGLDPNADARYRQRAMAYFEQLKESQDGWVVCADALSNGLYSDDHVKFFCFQVLEHQVKFRHAALTAAQQQLIRETLMKWLEQQLVSSHPEQPFVRNKAAQVLALTFVLEYPSLWPEFFFDLLALVGLTPQGVDLYLRTLMAIDAEVVDRDILHSPEETRRNTLIKDSMREQCVPHLVESWFHILQTYQRSHPQLTCQCLEVVGAYVSWIDLNLIANDRFVALLLGQMSLEALREEACDCLLEIVNKGMDPHDKTKLVESLSQVLQGAGFYNIEQEDDVDFLAKFSRLVNGMGQALVLSWSKLMKGGGLKAGAEPLAALEAKVPLLLQLLVHEDDDISSNVVGCCYEYLHVLKQLPQLTDQQKSNVEAIMMAVMKKLTYDDEYNFENEGEDEAMFVEYRKQLKMLLDRLAQVSPELLLEAVGRVFTRTLQNWQAAPFMEVEVAIRLLYMLGEALPASHGAHFSGDAAKTSALQDMMRTLVSCNVSSYQHSSVSLEFFETVVRYDKFFVVEPQHIPNVLMAFLDQRGLRHSSPKVRSRVAYLFSRFVKTLHKHMTAFVEDILTRIQDLLELAPPVRTPPRCVQVSRAPGPHTLLPVQENGFPALLTSDDQLFMFEAAGVLIVGGDSPVEHKQALMGGLLRPLLDAFRLLLDKLPQEAEEERRAALADCLSHAVGFASRTSKAFSNKQTVKQCGCSEAYRDCMRTFLPALGCPVGRGPLRGAVRSFLHRMIICLEEEVLPFIPAASQHLLKDPEPRDLQEFIPLISQMTAKFKRQVSPFLQQVFLPLVGAIFEALGRPAEENDQTAALEQQLLRRSYFSFLLTVVGSGMSEVLDGQGPENMERVVFTVVQGAVDYPDPVAQKTCFIILSRLVDMWGGKDGVVGFPDFIYKHIVPACFLAPLKPTFDLSDAQTVLTLAECSITLKTIHLKRGPEFIQLLQQEYLPSLQVSPQVSQELCQVIQQPDIKVLKSYMKAFFQRAKL; this is encoded by the exons atGGCCTGCCAGTCGGCCCCCCCCGCCATGGACGAGCAGGCCCTGCTGGGACTGGACCCCAACGCCGACGCCCGCTACAGGCAGAGG GCCATGGCGTACTTTGAGCAGCTGAAGGAGTCCCAGGACGGCTGGGTGGTGTGTGCTGACGCCCTGTCCAATGGACTGTACAG TGACGATCACGTGAAGTTCTTTTGCTTCCAAGTTCTGGAGCATCAGGTCAAGTTCAG acaCGCTGCTCTGACTGCAGCGCAGCAGCAGCTCATCAGGGAGACGCTGATGAAGTGGCTCGAGCAGCAG CTGGTCAGCAGCCATCCGGAGCAGCCATTCGTCAGGAACAAGGCGGCGCAGGTGTTAGCGCTCACCTTCGTGCTGGAGTACCCCTCCCTGTGGCCGGAGTTCTTCTTCGACCTGCTGGCGCTGGTGGGGCTGACCCCCCAGGGGGTGGACCTCTACCTGAGGACGCTCATGGCCATCGACGCCGAGGTGGTGGACCGGGACATCCTGCACTCCCCAGAG gagaCGCGCAGGAACACGCTGATCAAGGACAGCATGAGGGAGCAGTGCGTCCCCCACCTGGTGGAGTCCTGGTTCCACATCCTGCAGACGTACCAGCGCTCCCACCCCCAGCTCACCTGCCAGTGCCTGGAGGTGGTGGGGGCCTACGTGTCCTGGATCGACCTCAACCTGATCGCCAACGACCG CTTTGTTGCCCTGCTGCTGGGGCAGATGTCCCTGGAGGCCCTCAGGGAGGAGGCCTGTGACTGCCTGCTGGAGATCGTCAACAAGGGGATGGACCCCCACGACAAGACCAAGCTGGTGGAGTCCCTCAGCCAGGTGCTGCAGGGGGCGGGCTTCTACAACATAgagcag GAGGACGACGTGGACTTCCTGGCCAAGTTCTCGCGGCTGGTGAACGGGATGGGTCAGGCTCTGGTGCTCAGCTGGTCCAAGCTGATGAAGGGCGGCGGCCTGAAGgcgggggcggagcctctggCGGCGCTGGAGGCCAAGGtgccgctgctgctgcagctgctggtgcACGAGGACGACGACATCTCCTCCAACGTGGTGGGCTGCTGCTACGAGTACCTGCATGTCCTGAAGCAG CTTCCTCAACTGACGGATCAGCAGAAATCAAACGTAGag GCCATCATGATGGCAGTAATGAAGAAGCTGACGTACGATGATGAGTACAACTTTGAGAACGAG GGGGAGGACGAGGCCATGTTCGTGGAGTacaggaagcagctgaagatgctGCTGGACCGTCTGGCCCAGGTGTCCCccgagctgctgctggaggccgtGGGGCGCGTCTTCACCCGCACCCTCCA GAACTGGCAGGCGGCGCCCTtcatggaggtggaggtggccATCCGGCTGCTCTACATGCTGGGGGAGGCCCTGCCCGCGTCACACGGGGCCCACTTCTCAGGGGACGCCGCCAAGACCAGCGCCCTGCAGGACATGATGAGGACG CTGGTGTCGTGTAACGTGAGCAGCTACCAGCACTCCTCCGTGTCCCTGGAGTTCTTCGAGACGGTCGTCCGCTACGACAAGTTCTTCGTGGTGGAGCCGCAGCACATCCCCAACGTCCTG ATGGCGTTCCTGGACCAGAGAGGACTGAGACACAGCAGCCCCAAGGTGCGCAGCCGCGTGGCCTACCTGTTCTCCAGATTCGTCAAGACGCTGCA CAAACACATGACCGCCTTCGTGGAGGACATCCTGACGCGGATCCAGGACCTGCTGGAGCTGGCCCCCCCCGTGAGGACCCCCCCCAGGTGTGTACAGGTGAGTCGGGCCCCGGGGCCTCACACGCTGCTCCCTGTGCAGGAGAACGGCTTCCCGGCGCTGCTGACCAGCGACGACCAGCTGTTCATGTTTGAGGCGGCGGGGGTGCTGATCGTGGGGGGGGACAGCCCTGTGGAGCACAAGCAGGCGCTAATGGGGGGGCTgctgcgccccctgctggacgccTTCCGCCTGCTGCTGGACAAACTGCCccaggaggcagaggaggagcgGCGGGCGGCGCTGGCCGACTGCCTGAGCCACGCCGTGGGCTTTGCCAG TCGCACCAGCAAGGCGTTCAGCAACAAGCAGACGGTGAAGCAGTGCGGCTGCAGCGAGGCGTACCGCGACTGCATGCGCACCTTCCTGCCGGCGCTGGGCTGCCCCGTGGGGCGGGGGCCGCTGCGGGGGGCCGTGCGCTCCTTCCTGCACCGCATGATCATctgcctggaggaggaggtgctgccCTTCATCCCCGCCGCCTCCCAGCACCTCCTGAAGGACCCCGAGCCCCGAGACCTGCAGGAGTTCATCCCCCTCATCAGCCAGATGACCGCCAAGTTCAAG cggCAGGTGTCTCCCTTCCTGCAGCAGGTGTTCCTGCCGCTGGTGGGGGCCATCTTCGAGGCGCTGGGGCGTCCGGCGGAGGAGAACGACCAGACGGCGGcgctggagcagcagctgctgcggcgcagctACTTCAGCTTCCTGCTCACCGTGGTGGGCAGCGGCATGAGCGAGGTGCTGGACGGCCAGG GGCCGGAGAACATGGAGCGGGTGGTGTTCACCGTGGTCCAGGGGGCGGTGGACTACCCCGACCCCGTCGCCCAGAAGACCTGCTTCATCATCCTGTCCAGGCTGGTGGACATGTGGG GAGGGAAAGACGGCGTGGTGGGCTTCCCCGACTTCATCTACAAGCACATCGTCCCCGCCTGCTTCCTGGCGCCGCTCAAgccgacctttgacctgtcGGACGCCCAGACGGTGCTG acgCTGGCCGAGTGCTCCATCACCCTGAAGACCATCCACCTGAAACGG GGGCCAGAGTTCattcagctgctgcagcaggagtACCTGCCCTCCCTCCAGGTGTCGCCACAGGTCTCACAG GAACTCTGTCAGGTGATCCAGCAGCCAGACATCAAGGTGCTGAAGAGCTACATGAAG GCCTTCTTCCAGCGAGCCAAGCTGTAG